Below is a genomic region from Helicoverpa armigera isolate CAAS_96S chromosome 12, ASM3070526v1, whole genome shotgun sequence.
TCATAATTTTGCCGTTAACATTTGTTTCAACCACCACAGACCCTTTCCCTTTTGCAGGAACTACGGTGCCGTCTGCCGTCGTTACGGTGTGGTTCGACCCAAAGTCctcataatttatgaatacATCTTCCCTATTGGTTACGTGAGTTGTGGCACCATTGTCCACATACCAATGTTCTGCATCTTTATCCTCTGAGCAAGTATATATCATTAGCGTAATATTCTGCACTTGCTGCTTCGTCGACGTAGACTGTGAAGGTGGTTTCTTCGGTCTGCCATCTTGGATCCACTCCTTGCAGTTCTTGATGCGGTGTCCCTTTTGTGAACAGTACCTACACCTCAAATTCTCGTCTCTGGATTTTACTTTTAGCTGCGGCTTAGAGGTAGAGGCGAGCACTTCTTCAGTCTCTTCTTTGTGACCACCTAGTGCCCTCTCGTACCCACAGAGTTGTGCTGTTAGTGTGTCTATGGTCCTCTCCTGTTTGTTCAACAGCATCCAGCTGGATTTGaagttgaaaaatttttcaTCGAGGGAatccaaaattttacaaatcaaaaacatatctGGTAACTTCATATTCGGATCAGTCTTCAAAATTTCGGCATTCAAATTGTTCCAGATGTTTTTCAGTTTAGACATCATTGTCGACACATCCTCTGAACtatttttgtagctaaaaaacTGCATGCATAACGTGTATGCTCGATCTTCGGACTGTCCATCAAATAATCTATGAAGTTCCTCCCAGACTTCACGTGCTGTCTCGAACCTCATGACTTTCATCAGCGTCTCTTCGGTCATGTTACTCGTCATTATGAGCAGGGCGTTGCTGTCTGCCTTCCTATACTTCAATAACTCTGAGTTATAGGTCATCACTGCACCATCGCCTGTTCCTAAAATCGGCTTCCGAAGCTTTCCTTCTGCTGCCTCCATGGCGCCTTCTGTGCCACGCAACATAATGGAAACTTTATACTTCCATGTAGCCCAATTTTCACTGCCTTTGAGCTGACCAATTTGAATTTTAGtagtaaaattttccatattgACGGGAAAGATTTTCCGCTGGCCCGTAACCTAATGCAGATGcgtaatttgtggaataaaaatccCTCCGCCGTCAAATGGAtactaaaagtcttaaagtcttcaagagagtccaattatatatttagttttatatattcACACGTAACAAGCTTTTTTTTCAACAACAACTGTCATTACaccttattgtcttttttttaacacacttctatcaatttttcggctatgtacatacctaaccaaagaggttgtacatacaataatatctTTATGACTTACGACATAGTTCTTGTTTATATGATATTTAACCCAGTTCGATGGTGTACCGATTTGAGTCAGACATTCATTTTATAGTCTGTtaaaattatgacattttaCTCGAGCTTGTCAATTGGTGTCAGTGTCATGTCAagctaaaaatatttcctaTGGAAATGTGATTGAATGTGATGGGAATGTTGTTTTCGAAGTGCTTGCATATTTTGAATTTGGTATAAAATTCTGTAAGCAGCATGTTCCGCTCACGTGCAATATCTCGAGTATGTGATGTGATAATTAATTTACAGAAACCATTGACATTATTCACCTCATCTCCAGAGTTCTGTTTCAAACTAATTTTAGGTTCAGCTGACCGTTTTGGTCAGATAAGCTCTGAAAAAGATATTTTAGAGTTCTTGTTGTGTTCAAATTCTAATTTAAATTTCAGTTACTGTGGCAACAGCGGGGCTGCATCAATATCAACTATGTAAGACCGTGTGTTAATGGCTTATGTGTTACGAAATCAGACACAAGAAATCTGAATACTGTGGCTGTTGAAGAAAGCTATGTTAAGAAGTTTATGAATGCTATCGGATGGATGGACCAGTCTAGAacggtaaatatttattaaaccaTCTAAATGTATCCCACTCAGATGTTCAGAAATATTAGTCACctattagtacctacctatcctATACATGTTTAGAATAAGGTTAAATTATGATCTTTAATTCATTATTCAGTAAATAAGcaaacttacataaataaaatgtatgtaggaGCATCATAGacaataacaacattttttattttccagcGTTTAAAACTCACAGGCTACTTTCTCTATGAAGGTATACCTGAGAATGTCTCTTATGCGGACTGGTTCGAAAGCCTAGAACTGCCAGACACATTTGTCTCATGGTTCACAATCACAGAGTTGCATGTCTGGTTGCTTATGGTCCGATACATGGCTGAAGACGTGGTGTTACCAACTGGAGATAAGAAGAAATACATAAAAGGAGATGGGCATTTTATTAGAAATTGTATCATTGAAGCCCTTTGGGCAGATGTGGCGAACAAAATTAAACTGTTGGAGGTAATTTGACTTTTTTGTTGATCTCTTTGGAAACATTTCTTATGTTGTTTCTTGGCTGGAAAATCCATCAGAACAGAAATGATTTACTCTATGAATGGCTGATCTCCGTAACCTATCTATCTGTATATTTATATAGCTTTTGATAGTTTAGGATAGGAATTTGATACTACTGGTATGGCACTTATAAAATACTACACTACTCTACATTACTACTAGTACTAAGCAAATCATCAGATAGATATTGAAATCCACAATGAGTGAAAATTGATATGAATCCAGTAGATTGAACCTTTTACTTCATGacataaaccaaaataatatattctctATTTACTTTCAGGGAGCAAACCCGGCAATAGCAAGAAAGCAAGTGTCAGAGTTGTCGGAGCAGTTCCAAGCAGCCCTGGTGGCCTACGATGAAGGGCTCAGCGATGACAAAGTGCTGGCTGCAGCCATCTGGAGGAGGTTCTACTCCTTATCTGATGATGTCAAAGCTGAACACATTGAGAGGCTTGTCAAGTTTATTAGACACCAGGtaacttataataatttaatttctatacTAGTATTAATTAGATGAAGATTGTTTGAatgtgctaatctcaggaatgaCTTGTccaaattaaaaattctttcagtgttaaatagacCATTTATCAAGAAAAGCTATAGGCAACTCTCTACTGAGTGTCCAGTACTTCCAGTAGCTAGATTATACACAGACATTATAgtgctttttttataaattatcctAAGAATAAATAGGATTTATATCATAAATGGTATtggttataattaaacatttatattttttatttacagatttcgCAATTAGATAAGATCCCAAGTGAAGAGTTGAAGTCCAAGCCAAACATAACTTGGTTAAGTATATTAGATCACTAATGTTATTTAGTTTGTAGGTAGTTAGAGAATTTAAgttatgtaaagaaaataaaatcgattgttgtttgataaaaatattatatttcagttTAAACCCTTCATAGAACCAAAgagcatattttttataatttatactgCACATAGATGCTTTCGTAATATCACTCAAAATGATTTAAAAGGGCTGGAGGTTACAATTTTATAGAATGGCTTTCTTCCAACATTCTGCTTAGGtttcaaataactttgtctCAGTAGCTTCTTTAAGCCATAAA
It encodes:
- the LOC110374472 gene encoding ubiquinol-cytochrome-c reductase complex assembly factor 1, which translates into the protein MFRSRAISRLLWQQRGCININYVRPCVNGLCVTKSDTRNLNTVAVEESYVKKFMNAIGWMDQSRTRLKLTGYFLYEGIPENVSYADWFESLELPDTFVSWFTITELHVWLLMVRYMAEDVVLPTGDKKKYIKGDGHFIRNCIIEALWADVANKIKLLEGANPAIARKQVSELSEQFQAALVAYDEGLSDDKVLAAAIWRRFYSLSDDVKAEHIERLVKFIRHQISQLDKIPSEELKSKPNITWLSILDH